The stretch of DNA AGGTATCCGTGGTAGAAATTTTCTGCCATTCCACTTGCACGATCCAAATcataagaatttcttaagaatattttcttagcTAAGAGCGTTTTATCATCCCAGTTCTGACAGAGGAACAATATAGTGGCATATATAGCAGAATATATAGTAAAACTGCAAAGATCATCGTATTTCTCAAGAGAAATATAATAGACCATTTGGCAGGTCATTATGATTAAATAGGGCCAGCTAtcattaaaatacattttagctTGCCTATTTACATCATTTTTGCGCGGAATGGTATCCCTGATGAAGTGAATCAAGTACCAGAGAAACTTTCCGGTAGACACAAGAGTCAGAAGAAAGATAACATTATGCAGTGAAAGTtctgtaattattttttacataattagaacaattttcaaatcaatccTTTGATTATTCTTATACTTACCTTGCATTTGAGCTTAGATGTGCTGCCCAAATTGGCAGTAAAGTTTAATACACTCTGATTATTTGGTGGAATATGATTCCTATGGAACAGAAGCCATCCGAGTCAACTTTTGAAGTGCTAGAAATATGCTAGAATTTGCCAGCTGATGTCATTTTCAATGTCAATAGTGCCAcataaaaacacaaaagacCAGTTTCCTCTTAAATTTTCCCcaagaaaaacttcaaaacCGCCGTTGGTCAGGAAGTGGATGATGTGACTGTACCAGGAATTGTGTGATGAGTCCACTGCAATCCCAAATGGAAGCCCAAAGCAACGCGTCTTTCCTCAGATACTTTGGAGATTTTCTAGGTAAACAAGGAagcataattttattcaaatgaggATTTTCATAAATGAGCATATGGTCAGGACAGGAATTACATCAATTAGACTACTCCATCTCTGTTGTTTCTTGCAGGTCAATACATCGATCTGGACTACTCAATATGGCTATATAGACTACTTACGCCCCTAGTAATCACCTTCATGCTACCCCTGGTGTTCGTTGGACTGATTTATTTcacttcaatttttctctacatttACAAATTGCACAGGTAAGCAATTTTGCAGATTCGTAAGTACACGTGGATTTACATATAAAACTTGTCCCCCTTTTGCTGTTGCATAATTGCTTTCGGtataaatagagaaatttcctaaaattgaTGAGTAGCGCCAGAACATTTCTCTTATCAAGCCATTACTTATACTCGAATTGATTGCTATAGATAAAGATTTCTATTCTTCTGCGTAAACATCCATCCTGACTCAAACGGACCTACTCATACGGAATATACCGCGATAGTTTATCGAGATATAGTGATAAggatttgaggaattttcgcAATATCTAGGGAGATAaggaaattaaacaaaataaagacTAATCCAGAACTAGaagttagaatttttaatgtttttttgtatGCAGAACTTTTACTGGAATTTTTGtataccaaaaaaattaaaaaatatatatattaaaacagCAAAAATCCATATAATTGatattataaattctttttgtagaCAAATCATCATGCAAGCAGTGTCTAGTGATCTGGACTTTTGGAACGTTGGTCGAAAAATTGTTTCCGCAGTCTGGGATGCCCATGCGTGGCTCTACCATGGCTATGAAGTTAATGGCCTGCACCATCTGCCGACTGAAGGACCAGCACTCATTGTCTACTACCATGGTGCCGTCCCCATTGATATGTACTACTTTGTTGCACGCGTTCTCCTAGCTAAAGATCGCTTAATTTACACCGTTGCTGATCGGTTTCTCTTTAAAATCCCTGGCTGGGGAATCATCAGTGATGCCTGCAAGGTAAGCCCTGGCACTATTCAATCGTGCACAGCAACACTACGTGATGGGAATCTTCTTGCCATCTCTCCGGGTGGTGTATACGAAGCCCAATTCGGTGATAACTGCTATGAATTACTGTGGAAAAATCGCATTGGATTTGCAAAAGTTGCCCTCGAGGCACGTGTCCCCATCATTCCTATGTTCACTCAAAATTTACGAGAAGCCTTCCGATCGGTGGGTATCATGAGGCGGTGGCTTATTAAATTCTACAATGCCACGCATATCCCCTTGAGACCGATTTATGGAGGTTTTCCCGTTAAATTACGTACCTTTCTGGGTCCACCTATTCCATATGATCCAAATCTCACGCCGGAAGAACTTAAGCAGAAGACTGCCTTTGCAATTGAGGAACTAATTAATAAACATCAGAGAATTCCTGGTGGGATTTTTCATGCTCTGCTCGATAG from Lutzomyia longipalpis isolate SR_M1_2022 chromosome 4, ASM2433408v1 encodes:
- the LOC129796562 gene encoding transmembrane protein 68, with translation MSPLQSQMEAQSNASFLRYFGDFLGQYIDLDYSIWLYRLLTPLVITFMLPLVFVGLIYFTSIFLYIYKLHRQIIMQAVSSDLDFWNVGRKIVSAVWDAHAWLYHGYEVNGLHHLPTEGPALIVYYHGAVPIDMYYFVARVLLAKDRLIYTVADRFLFKIPGWGIISDACKVSPGTIQSCTATLRDGNLLAISPGGVYEAQFGDNCYELLWKNRIGFAKVALEARVPIIPMFTQNLREAFRSVGIMRRWLIKFYNATHIPLRPIYGGFPVKLRTFLGPPIPYDPNLTPEELKQKTAFAIEELINKHQRIPGGIFHALLDRFSFLRKRKATD